A region of the Amycolatopsis sp. cg13 genome:
CGACGAGCTCCGGCGGCGGCGTTGCTGTTGAGGCGGTGGCGGCGGGGCTGCCGGGCGCGGCGGCGCCGCGGGTGGCGTGGTGCCTGGTTCTTCGGCGTCCTCCGGCAGGAACCGGCGCACCCGGTCGGGTTCGGGCTGGCCCTCTTCCTCGGCCGGCGGCGCGGGAAACGTCCGCTGCGCGTCGGCCACCAGCGTTTCCGTGGTCTGGTCGCCGCCGACGGTTTCGGCCGCGGCCTGCTGCAACAGCTCCGGGATCCGGGCCTGCGCGCGCTGCACAAGCCGCATCACCTCGGCGGAGACGTCGGCCATCTTCTTGCCTGCCGCGGAGTCCGCGAGCACCAGGTTCTTCAGCAGACCCTTGGCGTCCACAGTGACCTCGACCGCACCGTCCTTCGACCGCTCGGTGACGGTTTGGCCTTGCATGCGCTCGGCCATCGCCTGATAGCGGGCAGCGGTCTGCTGGAGCTGCTTCGTCCAGCCCTCGACCATCTGCTCGCTGGCGTCGATGCTGTCGGGCATCGGGCCCCCTTCTCCACGGTGACTTCTCCAGAATGACGGACGCGCGACCCCGTCGGTTCCGCGCGGTTCCGATTTGTCCGCGCGACGCCGTTCCCCATGTGTTGATGACTACTGTACGCGAACTTACGGTAGCGCGCCGTAATAAAAACCGGCCCGTCCGCGAAACTCGCGGACGGGCCGGGGAAGGGAGGAAGCGGATCAGAGGTTGCCGCGGCGCTCCTGCTCCCGTTCGATGGCCTCGAACAGGGCCTTGAAGTTGCCCTTGCCGAAGCCGAGCGAACCGTGCCGCTCGATGAGCTCGTAGAACACGGTGGGCCGGTCGCCGATCGGCTTGGTGAAGACCTGCAGCAGGTAGCCGTCCTCGTCGCGGTCGACCAGGATCCGGTGCTCCTTCAGCGTTTCGATCGGCACGCGCACCTTGCCGATCCGGGCGCGCAGCTCGGGGTCGTCGTAGTACGAGTCCGGGGTGTCGAGGAATTCGACGCCCGCCTCGCGCATCGCGGTGATGGTGGCGATGATGTCGTTGGTGGCCAACGCGATGTGCTGGCAGCCCGCGCCCTCGTAGAACTCGAGGTACTCGTCGATCTGCGACTTCTTCTTCGCGATCGCCGGCTCGTTGAGCGGGAACTTGACCCGGTGGTTGCCGTTCGACACCACCTTGCTCATCAGCGCCGAGTAGTCGGTGGCGATGTCGTCGCCGACGAACTCCGCCATGTTCACGAAGCCCATGACGCGGTGGTACCAGTCGACCCAGTAGTCCATCTTGCCGAGTTCGACGTTGCCGACGCAGTGGTCGACCGCCTGGAACAGCCGCTTCGGCGCGCCCTCGGGCCGCTTGACGGTGCCCTCGCGCGGCTCGTAGCCGGGCAGGTAGACGCCGTTGTAGCGGGACCGGTCGATGAGCGTGTGCCGGGTCTCGCCGTAGGTCGCGATGGCGGCGCGGCGGATCGTGCCGTGCTCGTCGGAGACGTCGTGCGGCTCCTCAAGGATCGTCGCGCCCTCCTTGCGGGCGTGCTCGATGCACTTGTCGACGTCGGTGGTCTCCAGCGCGAGGTCGATCACGCCGTCGCCGTGGCGGCGGTGGTGGTCGAGCAGCGGGGAGTCCGGCTTGACGCCGCCGGTGATCACGAAGCGGCCGGAGCCGGACTTGAGCACGAAGGCCTTGTGGTCGAGCTGTCCCGTCTCGGGACCGGAGTACGCGACCAGCTGCATGCCGAACGCGACCTGGTAGAACCACGCGGTCTGGGTCGCGTTGCCCGCGATGAACACCACCGCGTCGAGAGCCTTGACCGGGAACGGGTCGGTCGAGGCGTCGTGGTCCACCAGTCCGACGAGCTGGCGGAGCTGGTCATAGCTGACGTCGTCGAGTGCGCCGTGCGGATCCATCGTGGAGGTCATGCATTGAGCATGAGTTGCGCCCGGCAAGCTGCGCAACGGTTTCCGTTTCAGCTGGACAATGTGTTCAGCTTATCCTGGAGAAGCTCGGTCATCTTGGACAACCTGCGCAGGGAGAAAACCGGTGCTTGACTCGCTCGACGCGCGGCTGCTGCTGTTGCTCACCGACTCGCCGCGCCTCGGCGTGCTCGAATGCGCGCGCCGGCTCGGCGTCGCGCGCGGCACCGTGCAGGCGCGATTGGACCGCCTGACCGAACGCGGCATCCTCGGCGGCTTCCCGCCCGAACTCGATCTGGCCGCGATGGGATACAGCCTCACCGCGTTCGCCGTACTGGAAATCGCGCAGGGCAAACGCGCCGGCGTCGCGGAGGCACTGGCTGCGATCGACGAAGTGTGCGAAGTGCACGCCACCACCGGACAAGGCGACCTCTTCGTACGCCTTGTCGCGCGCGATAACGACGATCTGCAACG
Encoded here:
- a CDS encoding Lrp/AsnC family transcriptional regulator, translating into MLDSLDARLLLLLTDSPRLGVLECARRLGVARGTVQARLDRLTERGILGGFPPELDLAAMGYSLTAFAVLEIAQGKRAGVAEALAAIDEVCEVHATTGQGDLFVRLVARDNDDLQRVIDEVVGVPDVLRTSTSIALSTPVPPRVRPLLERTARTRT
- a CDS encoding YbaB/EbfC family nucleoid-associated protein, with the protein product MPDSIDASEQMVEGWTKQLQQTAARYQAMAERMQGQTVTERSKDGAVEVTVDAKGLLKNLVLADSAAGKKMADVSAEVMRLVQRAQARIPELLQQAAAETVGGDQTTETLVADAQRTFPAPPAEEEGQPEPDRVRRFLPEDAEEPGTTPPAAPPRPAAPPPPPQQQRRRRSSSDDDDDFGGSILS
- the hppD gene encoding 4-hydroxyphenylpyruvate dioxygenase, which codes for MTSTMDPHGALDDVSYDQLRQLVGLVDHDASTDPFPVKALDAVVFIAGNATQTAWFYQVAFGMQLVAYSGPETGQLDHKAFVLKSGSGRFVITGGVKPDSPLLDHHRRHGDGVIDLALETTDVDKCIEHARKEGATILEEPHDVSDEHGTIRRAAIATYGETRHTLIDRSRYNGVYLPGYEPREGTVKRPEGAPKRLFQAVDHCVGNVELGKMDYWVDWYHRVMGFVNMAEFVGDDIATDYSALMSKVVSNGNHRVKFPLNEPAIAKKKSQIDEYLEFYEGAGCQHIALATNDIIATITAMREAGVEFLDTPDSYYDDPELRARIGKVRVPIETLKEHRILVDRDEDGYLLQVFTKPIGDRPTVFYELIERHGSLGFGKGNFKALFEAIEREQERRGNL